A portion of the Glycine max cultivar Williams 82 chromosome 10, Glycine_max_v4.0, whole genome shotgun sequence genome contains these proteins:
- the LOC100809261 gene encoding uncharacterized protein isoform X2, whose amino-acid sequence MSAFISHNLKPGGIMVSPSLHHRSSFPLQLSLKAPFSASHPLVLTRRLFLPSVSGIWDALTGGNNNNAREAVLAIRRGMLLFRQGDVSGSLAEFDKAIQLDPRQKAYLWQRGLSLYYLNRFEEAAEQFRLDVAQNPNDTEESIWCFLCEAQLFGVDEARKRYLEVGRDPRPVMREAYNMFKDGGDPEKLVAAFSGSREGEYFYASLYAGLYYESQMLLKFI is encoded by the exons ATGTCAGCGTTCATTTCCCACAACCTTAAACCCGGCGGCATCATGGTGTCCCCTTCTCTGCACCACCGTTCCTCATTCCCTTTGCAACTTTCTTTGAAAGCACCCTTCTCTGCTTCCCATCCTTTAGTCCTCACCCGAAGACTCTTCCTTCCTTCGGTTTCCGGCATCTGGGACGCTCTCACCGGcggcaacaacaacaatgccCGCGAAGCCGTTCTCGCAATTCGACGCGGAATGCTTCTTTTCCGCCAG GGTGATGTTTCGGGGTCTCTTGCGGAGTTTGACAAGGCAATTCAGTTGGACCCTCGTCAAAAGGCGT ATCTTTGGCAAAGGGGCTTATCACTTTACTACCTTAATCG ATTTGAAGAGGCAGCTGAGCAGTTTCGGTTAGATGTTGCCCAAAATCCAAATGACACTGAAGAGTCCATATGGTGCTTTCTGTGTGAAGCTCAACTGTTTGGAGTGGATGAAGCAAGGAAGCGATATCTTGAG GTTGGCAGAGACCCAAGGCCAGTCATGCGGGAAGCATATAACATGTTTAAAGATGGTGGGGATCCAGAAAAG CTTGTAGCTGCATTCTCTGGTAGCAGAGAAGGTGAATATTTTTATGCTTCATTATATGCTGGGCTTTATTACGAATCTCAG ATGCTGCTAAAGTTCATATAG
- the LOC100809261 gene encoding uncharacterized protein isoform X1 gives MSAFISHNLKPGGIMVSPSLHHRSSFPLQLSLKAPFSASHPLVLTRRLFLPSVSGIWDALTGGNNNNAREAVLAIRRGMLLFRQGDVSGSLAEFDKAIQLDPRQKAYLWQRGLSLYYLNRFEEAAEQFRLDVAQNPNDTEESIWCFLCEAQLFGVDEARKRYLEVGRDPRPVMREAYNMFKDGGDPEKLVAAFSGSREGEYFYASLYAGLYYESQNGTDAAKVHIVAACQSPYGQRSDDYMASLAKVHCRCRNWVFN, from the exons ATGTCAGCGTTCATTTCCCACAACCTTAAACCCGGCGGCATCATGGTGTCCCCTTCTCTGCACCACCGTTCCTCATTCCCTTTGCAACTTTCTTTGAAAGCACCCTTCTCTGCTTCCCATCCTTTAGTCCTCACCCGAAGACTCTTCCTTCCTTCGGTTTCCGGCATCTGGGACGCTCTCACCGGcggcaacaacaacaatgccCGCGAAGCCGTTCTCGCAATTCGACGCGGAATGCTTCTTTTCCGCCAG GGTGATGTTTCGGGGTCTCTTGCGGAGTTTGACAAGGCAATTCAGTTGGACCCTCGTCAAAAGGCGT ATCTTTGGCAAAGGGGCTTATCACTTTACTACCTTAATCG ATTTGAAGAGGCAGCTGAGCAGTTTCGGTTAGATGTTGCCCAAAATCCAAATGACACTGAAGAGTCCATATGGTGCTTTCTGTGTGAAGCTCAACTGTTTGGAGTGGATGAAGCAAGGAAGCGATATCTTGAG GTTGGCAGAGACCCAAGGCCAGTCATGCGGGAAGCATATAACATGTTTAAAGATGGTGGGGATCCAGAAAAG CTTGTAGCTGCATTCTCTGGTAGCAGAGAAGGTGAATATTTTTATGCTTCATTATATGCTGGGCTTTATTACGAATCTCAG AACGGAACAGATGCTGCTAAAGTTCATATAGTTGCTGCATGCCAGTCTCCTTATGGGCAAAG GTCTGATGATTATATGGCCTCTCTTGCCAAGGTTCACTGTCGCTGTCGAAATTGGGTCTTCAACTAA
- the LOC100794576 gene encoding F-box protein PP2-B15-like produces the protein MDTLPEDCVSKILSYTSPPDACRFSMVSSTLRSSADSDLLWRTFFPSDYSDIVSRALNPLSLNSSSSYKHLFYALCHPLLLDGGNMSFKLDKSSGKKSYILSARQLSITWSNDPLYWSWRPVPESRFKEVAELRTVSWLEIQGKIGTRILTPNTSYVVYLIMKTSHREYGLDSVACEVSIAVDNKVKQSGRVYLCQNEKDENNLKKESIGIPMRREDGWMEIEMGEFFCGEADEEVLMSLMEVGYQLKGGLIVEGVEIRPKIIV, from the exons ATGGATACGTTGCCGGAGGATTGTGTTTCCAAAATTCTGTCTTACACATCTCCACCAGACGCATGTAGATTCTCTATGGTCTCTTCAACCCTACGCTCTTCCGCTGACTCTGACCTTCTCTGgcgaactttctttccttctgaTTACTCTGACATTGTCTCAAGGGCTCTCAACCCCCTCTCCCttaattcctcttcttcatACAAACACCTTTTCTATGCTCTTTGTCATCCACTCCTCCTAGATGGAGGCAACATG AGCTTCAAATTAGACAAGTCTTCGGGTAAGAAATCTTATATCCTATCTGCAAGGCAGCTTTCTATAACGTGGAGCAATGACCCTTTGTATTGGAGCTGGAGACCAGTTCCTGAATCAag GTTCAAAGAGGTGGCCGAGCTGAGAACGGTGAGCTGGTTAGAAATCCAAGGCAAAATTGGGACGAGGATTCTAACGCCAAACACGTCATATGTGGTTTATCTGATAATGAAGACATCCCACCGAGAATACGGGCTTGATTCGGTGGCGTGTGAGGTATCAATTGCGGTGGACAACAAAGTGAAGCAGAGTGGGAGGGTATATTTGTGTCAGAATGAGAAAGATGAGAACAATTTGAAGAAGGAGAGTATTGGAATTCCAATGAGAAGAGAAGATGGGTGGATGGAAATTGAGATGGGTGAGTTCTTCTGTGGTGAAGCTGATGAAGAGGTTCTGATGAGTTTGATGGAGGTGGGTTATCAGTTGAAGGGAGGGCTTATCGTTGAAGGCGTTGAAATCAGACCAAAAATTATTGTTTGA